From a single Planctellipticum variicoloris genomic region:
- a CDS encoding type II toxin-antitoxin system RelE/ParE family toxin: MKYTVVWTKSAEADLVRIWTESADRTAVTTAGNEIDARLRRDPAEAGESRESSRRTLLIKPLGVDFVVRAEDQLVAVIAVWTWV; this comes from the coding sequence ATGAAGTACACCGTTGTCTGGACGAAATCCGCGGAAGCCGATCTCGTCCGGATCTGGACGGAGTCGGCGGATCGAACCGCAGTCACGACCGCCGGCAACGAGATCGATGCGCGGCTTCGCCGGGATCCCGCGGAGGCCGGCGAATCCCGCGAATCATCGCGGCGGACGCTGCTGATCAAACCGCTCGGAGTCGATTTTGTCGTACGTGCCGAGGATCAACTCGTGGCTGTCATTGCGGTATGGACATGGGTTTGA
- a CDS encoding class I SAM-dependent rRNA methyltransferase codes for MPPRRPAPPRPFQRPDDSRPEPRLPYAPEVLRQQPLCPRDEADIPDMEVRAPTYHPFLFRRRLGQYPQHCRPGDVVRLKSASGEQLGYGLFNPRAEIAVRQLSGGFEIPDEAWWRRKLESAVDLRRKLLQLDEVTNAYRVVHAEGDGLSGLVVDRFNDVLVVEAFALGMYQRAEALLDLLGPLCGTTHGVLRPGPATEEHEGFTADPVGSDDLPSRTTVQEFGTRFRVDFTGGHKTGFYCDQRDNRREFAKLVAGKSVLDVCCYTGGFAIQAKVLGNAAEVTGVEVDEQAAQLARDNANLNQARIHFAQSDAFAYLRDMQRNGKQYDALVLDPPKLIRSRDEEREGRNKYFDLNRLAMSVIKPGGILLTCSCSGMLDMAEFTRIVSSAPEGGRRGQIFNRTGASGDHPIATNCPESEYLKTIWMRME; via the coding sequence ATGCCACCCAGACGCCCTGCTCCGCCGCGACCTTTCCAGCGCCCCGATGATTCCCGTCCGGAGCCCCGGCTCCCTTACGCGCCGGAAGTGCTGCGTCAGCAGCCGCTTTGTCCGCGGGATGAGGCGGATATTCCGGACATGGAGGTGCGGGCGCCGACGTATCATCCGTTCCTGTTTCGCCGGCGGCTGGGGCAGTATCCGCAGCATTGCCGGCCGGGCGACGTGGTCCGGCTGAAGTCGGCGTCGGGGGAGCAGCTCGGGTATGGCCTGTTCAACCCGCGGGCGGAGATCGCCGTCCGGCAGCTTTCCGGCGGCTTCGAGATTCCGGACGAGGCCTGGTGGCGGCGGAAGCTGGAAAGCGCGGTCGACCTGCGGCGGAAGCTGCTCCAGCTCGACGAAGTGACCAACGCTTACCGCGTGGTCCACGCCGAGGGGGACGGGCTGTCGGGGCTGGTGGTCGACCGGTTCAACGATGTGCTGGTGGTGGAGGCGTTCGCGCTGGGGATGTATCAGCGGGCGGAGGCGCTGCTCGATCTGCTGGGGCCGCTGTGCGGGACGACGCACGGCGTGCTGCGACCGGGTCCGGCGACCGAGGAGCACGAGGGGTTCACCGCCGATCCGGTCGGGTCGGACGATCTGCCGTCGCGGACGACGGTGCAGGAGTTCGGGACGCGGTTCCGCGTCGATTTCACCGGCGGACACAAGACGGGGTTCTACTGCGATCAGCGGGATAACCGGCGGGAGTTTGCGAAGCTCGTCGCCGGGAAGAGCGTGCTGGACGTCTGCTGTTACACGGGCGGCTTTGCGATCCAGGCCAAGGTGCTTGGCAATGCGGCCGAAGTGACCGGCGTGGAAGTCGACGAGCAGGCGGCGCAGCTTGCGCGAGACAATGCGAATCTCAACCAGGCGCGGATTCACTTCGCGCAGTCGGACGCGTTCGCCTACCTGCGGGACATGCAGCGGAACGGCAAGCAGTACGATGCGCTGGTGCTCGATCCGCCGAAGCTGATCCGCAGCCGGGACGAGGAACGCGAGGGGCGGAACAAGTATTTCGACCTCAACCGGCTGGCGATGTCGGTGATCAAGCCGGGGGGCATCCTGCTGACCTGCAGTTGCTCGGGGATGCTGGACATGGCCGAGTTCACGCGGATTGTGTCGTCGGCGCCGGAAGGTGGCCGGCGGGGACAGATCTTCAACCGCACGGGAGCCTCGGGCGATCATCCGATTGCGACGAACTGCCCGGAATCGGAGTATCTGAAGACGATCTGGATGAGGATGGAGTGA
- a CDS encoding DNA alkylation repair protein, whose amino-acid sequence MPRKGARRRSEIPAEILRGLSNGSLESANLVEGLAIDFQKLLAAVAPELPADVLATIDPEDGITGRMSAAGRLLHAHGGLDVLRRLTGHTSDTVRGWGAYVVACAPDMTLKQRLAHIRPLADDSHFGVREWAWLAVRPHIAQDIRRSLEALQNWTKQKSANVRRFAVEVTRPRGVWCRHIDVLKEEPELALPLLAPLKADPSKYVQDSVANWLNDASKSQPDWVRGVCESWRSGSDDPATLRICQRATRSLR is encoded by the coding sequence ATGCCACGCAAGGGAGCCCGGCGACGGAGTGAGATTCCGGCGGAGATTTTGCGGGGGCTCAGCAACGGTTCGCTGGAGAGCGCCAACCTCGTTGAAGGGCTGGCAATTGACTTTCAAAAACTGCTCGCAGCCGTTGCGCCGGAACTCCCCGCAGACGTCCTGGCGACCATTGATCCCGAAGATGGAATCACCGGTCGAATGTCGGCGGCCGGCCGGCTGCTGCACGCTCATGGCGGACTCGATGTCCTGCGCCGGTTGACGGGACACACGTCGGACACGGTCCGCGGCTGGGGGGCGTATGTGGTGGCTTGCGCGCCGGACATGACGCTCAAGCAGCGGCTGGCGCACATTCGGCCGCTGGCGGACGATTCTCACTTCGGCGTCCGGGAATGGGCCTGGCTCGCTGTCCGACCGCACATCGCCCAGGACATCCGGCGGTCGTTAGAAGCTCTCCAGAACTGGACGAAGCAGAAATCGGCCAACGTGAGGCGGTTTGCGGTCGAAGTGACACGTCCGCGTGGCGTCTGGTGTCGACACATCGATGTTCTCAAGGAGGAGCCGGAACTGGCCCTGCCGCTGTTGGCGCCGTTGAAGGCCGATCCTTCCAAGTACGTGCAGGATTCCGTCGCCAACTGGCTGAATGACGCCTCAAAATCGCAACCGGACTGGGTGCGGGGAGTCTGCGAGTCATGGCGGAGCGGCAGCGACGATCCCGCGACCTTGCGAATCTGTCAGCGGGCGACCCGCAGCCTGAGGTGA
- a CDS encoding threonine aldolase family protein, giving the protein MSSADPAPLARRQFASDNYSGMCPEAWEALQQANCGHAPAYGNDAWTARASDLLRELFEVDCEVFFVFNGTAANSLALASLCHSYHSIICHELAHIETDECGAPEFFSNGTKLLLVPGAEGRVEPEAVERTVKKRNDIHFPKPRVLSITQATELGTVYSLDHLHAIQETARRHHLALHMDGARFANALASLNVAPKEITWKVGVDVLCFGGTKNGMGVGDAILFFRKELAEEFGYRTKQAGQLASKMRFLSAPWVGLLQSGAWLRNAAHANAMAARLQGHLAQLDGVEFISTRQANSVFVRFPEAVRSALSELGWKFYTFIGAGGVRLMCSWDTTEAEVDALAADIRSAWTSSARGME; this is encoded by the coding sequence ATGTCGTCTGCTGATCCCGCGCCGCTCGCCCGCCGTCAGTTCGCCAGCGACAACTATTCCGGCATGTGTCCGGAGGCGTGGGAGGCCCTGCAGCAGGCTAATTGCGGGCACGCCCCCGCCTACGGCAACGACGCCTGGACCGCGCGGGCGTCCGACCTGCTGCGCGAGCTGTTCGAAGTCGACTGCGAAGTCTTCTTCGTCTTCAACGGCACCGCGGCGAACTCGCTGGCGCTGGCGTCGCTCTGTCACTCCTACCACAGCATCATCTGTCACGAACTGGCGCACATCGAGACCGACGAGTGCGGCGCTCCGGAATTCTTCTCGAACGGAACCAAGCTGCTGCTGGTTCCGGGAGCGGAGGGGCGCGTCGAGCCCGAAGCCGTCGAGCGCACGGTCAAAAAGCGGAACGACATTCACTTTCCGAAGCCGCGCGTGCTGAGCATCACGCAGGCCACCGAACTCGGGACGGTTTACTCGCTCGACCACCTCCATGCAATTCAGGAGACGGCCCGTCGGCATCACCTGGCCCTGCACATGGACGGCGCCCGGTTTGCGAATGCACTGGCTTCCCTGAACGTCGCCCCGAAGGAGATCACCTGGAAGGTCGGCGTGGATGTCCTCTGCTTCGGGGGCACGAAGAACGGCATGGGAGTCGGCGACGCGATTCTGTTCTTCCGCAAAGAACTGGCCGAGGAATTCGGCTACCGCACCAAACAGGCCGGCCAGCTCGCTTCCAAGATGCGGTTTCTCTCGGCTCCCTGGGTCGGCCTGCTGCAGTCCGGGGCCTGGCTGCGGAACGCCGCCCACGCGAACGCAATGGCGGCCCGGCTGCAGGGCCATCTGGCTCAGCTCGACGGCGTCGAGTTCATCTCAACCCGGCAGGCGAATTCGGTCTTCGTCCGCTTTCCCGAAGCTGTTCGCTCGGCGCTGTCCGAACTCGGCTGGAAGTTCTACACCTTCATCGGCGCCGGCGGCGTCCGTCTGATGTGCTCCTGGGACACGACCGAAGCCGAAGTCGACGCACTGGCCGCCGATATCAGGTCCGCATGGACCTCTTCCGCCCGCGGAATGGAATAA
- a CDS encoding diacylglycerol kinase, which produces MSATRNSLRQSDQPAGTNSAPWPVRSRRPSWRQHLVDAEHGLREGLQRDSTLCIHLFLDCVILVVCGVFGLAAWQWVALSLALTGMLVAEFFHHALRVMASLIPDQRAGAHVQRLGTAGALVAAVGGLATILLLLADRAHELFGR; this is translated from the coding sequence GTGTCCGCCACTCGCAACAGCCTTCGCCAATCGGATCAGCCGGCCGGGACGAACAGCGCTCCCTGGCCGGTCCGTTCGCGCCGTCCCTCCTGGCGGCAGCATCTGGTCGATGCGGAACATGGTCTGAGGGAAGGACTGCAGCGTGACAGCACTCTGTGCATTCATCTGTTCCTGGACTGTGTAATTCTGGTCGTGTGCGGCGTGTTCGGCCTGGCCGCGTGGCAATGGGTGGCGCTGTCGCTGGCGCTGACCGGCATGCTGGTGGCGGAGTTTTTCCATCATGCGCTGCGGGTGATGGCCTCGCTGATTCCGGATCAGCGCGCCGGGGCGCACGTGCAGCGTCTCGGAACCGCCGGAGCGCTGGTTGCCGCCGTCGGAGGGCTGGCGACGATCCTGCTGCTGCTGGCGGATCGGGCGCACGAACTGTTTGGACGTTAG
- the lptD gene encoding LPS assembly protein LptD produces MTGRRSYLRTIGLMLAGAMLMAAVVAFVRTPLQGDTADPGLMSPITVEAEWSQEWQEGDAYIGIFRGRCRVIQGSTVFAARQMVIWSRQAETPAGVEDRLSVYLEDDVQVTSDLGNRTESSLLVELTTNRGVSLTSTGRITDHTGDQEPLYQRAVARQERGTRARLIQTQLTVDPLAPINPAPENLFLPQPQDNLRRIRVFSRSAVPYNIESRQLTSTTPPEQVVVITGGVNFLIDGLDAELPSGALSGLQGMGMEKIGTVDLSADRVVVFTDAFGPSDFSPDMVQPRDAKYQIYLEGNIVVRQGNNVIRADRAFFDAREYRALILNADLRSELPEFGAMLRIRAERLQQLSQDNFHAQNAWVSTSQYGKPGYRLQSTDVFLEQRDWSPWGNQRPPEYDPITGEPIAERHPWVTTLNSTFLVDEVPLFYSPYASAPAEDPNIPLQGFNFSEDRIFGTQVRTSWDAFQLFGMQRPQNVKWGLQLDYLSRRGPVVGTNGNYRGLDPFGNEFLGNGLATYVNDGGTDNLGLGRRDLRPPDPNRGRLHWQHQHYFSNNLLFQGEAGYVSDRNYLEQYFENEFDRGKDQETLGYLKQQGDAWAWSLLARPQVNQFENNTQWMPRGDIYGLGEPLLGGLLNWSSHSMLGYAQLNQAKPPTDPQDIFTPLPYYVDAEGMVATSRHELEMPLDLGALNLTPYAMGEAAYWSDGFTSQSIDRLYGRAGVRANIMFTRIYPLVQNSLFNLNGLAHKVSFDADYSFADSSRDLSTIPQWNEFDDDAQERFRQRLVDNTFGGVLPGQLDPRFYAVRSGAGTSVTAPYSELVDSQQVLRFGWSHRLQTKVGPPDRQRIKDWLTFDQYVSYFPNAGRDNFDEDFGLFSTRLRWAVGDRTTVVANSLFDFFDTGQQLWNLGVQSQRSLRGSVYLGLRQIKAGPSLDSQILTASYSYAMSPKWVSTATTAYDLGEGRNRGQALSITRVGADFLIHCGLNYDASKNNVGVMLSLEPRLGSKNQLSSPQLGSLLGTGMGN; encoded by the coding sequence GTGACGGGGCGCAGATCTTACCTGCGAACGATCGGGCTGATGCTGGCCGGCGCCATGCTTATGGCGGCGGTTGTGGCATTCGTCCGCACGCCCCTGCAGGGAGACACCGCCGATCCGGGACTGATGTCGCCGATCACCGTGGAAGCGGAATGGTCGCAGGAGTGGCAGGAGGGCGACGCTTATATCGGCATCTTCCGGGGTCGATGTCGAGTGATTCAGGGGAGCACAGTCTTTGCCGCGCGACAGATGGTGATCTGGTCGCGGCAGGCCGAGACGCCCGCGGGGGTTGAAGACCGCCTGTCGGTTTATCTTGAGGACGACGTGCAGGTCACGAGCGACCTGGGGAACCGGACGGAGTCTTCGCTGCTGGTCGAGCTGACCACGAATCGGGGCGTGTCGCTGACGTCGACCGGTCGGATCACCGACCACACGGGAGATCAGGAGCCGCTCTACCAGCGGGCCGTCGCCCGCCAGGAGCGGGGCACGCGGGCCAGGCTGATTCAGACTCAGCTTACGGTCGACCCGCTGGCGCCGATCAATCCGGCCCCGGAGAACCTGTTCCTGCCTCAGCCTCAGGACAACCTGCGTCGCATCCGAGTTTTTTCGCGCAGCGCGGTGCCCTACAACATCGAAAGCCGGCAGCTCACTTCGACGACGCCTCCCGAGCAGGTGGTAGTGATCACGGGGGGGGTGAATTTTCTGATTGACGGCCTGGATGCCGAACTTCCCAGCGGCGCCCTGTCGGGGCTGCAGGGGATGGGGATGGAGAAGATTGGAACTGTCGATCTGTCGGCGGATCGAGTCGTCGTCTTCACCGACGCATTCGGACCGTCGGACTTCTCGCCTGACATGGTTCAACCGCGCGATGCCAAGTATCAGATTTACCTGGAGGGGAACATCGTTGTGCGGCAGGGGAACAACGTGATCCGGGCCGATCGGGCGTTCTTCGACGCACGCGAGTACCGGGCGCTGATTCTTAACGCCGATCTGCGGTCCGAACTGCCGGAGTTCGGGGCGATGCTGCGAATCCGGGCCGAACGGTTGCAGCAACTGTCGCAGGACAATTTCCACGCTCAGAACGCCTGGGTCTCGACCAGTCAGTACGGCAAGCCGGGCTATCGGCTGCAGTCGACGGACGTGTTTCTGGAGCAACGGGACTGGTCGCCGTGGGGCAATCAGCGGCCGCCGGAATACGATCCGATTACCGGCGAGCCGATCGCGGAGCGGCATCCGTGGGTGACGACGCTGAATTCGACGTTTCTGGTGGACGAGGTGCCGCTGTTCTATTCGCCGTATGCCAGCGCGCCCGCGGAAGATCCGAATATTCCGTTGCAGGGATTCAACTTCAGCGAGGACAGGATTTTCGGGACACAGGTCCGGACGAGCTGGGATGCGTTTCAGCTTTTCGGCATGCAACGTCCGCAGAACGTCAAATGGGGTCTGCAGCTCGACTACCTGAGCCGGCGCGGTCCGGTGGTGGGGACCAACGGCAACTACCGCGGGCTCGATCCGTTCGGGAACGAGTTTCTCGGGAACGGACTGGCGACGTACGTCAATGACGGCGGGACGGACAATCTGGGCCTGGGACGGCGCGACCTGCGGCCGCCCGATCCGAACCGCGGCCGGCTGCACTGGCAGCATCAGCACTACTTCAGCAACAACCTGCTGTTCCAAGGGGAGGCGGGGTACGTCAGCGACCGGAACTATCTCGAACAGTACTTCGAGAACGAGTTCGACCGGGGCAAGGACCAGGAGACGCTCGGTTATCTGAAGCAGCAGGGGGATGCCTGGGCGTGGTCGCTGCTGGCGCGACCTCAGGTCAATCAGTTCGAGAACAATACGCAGTGGATGCCGCGCGGGGACATTTACGGGCTGGGCGAGCCGCTGCTAGGCGGGCTGCTGAACTGGTCATCGCACTCGATGCTCGGCTACGCACAGCTCAACCAGGCGAAACCGCCGACCGATCCGCAGGATATTTTCACGCCGTTGCCGTACTACGTGGATGCGGAGGGGATGGTGGCGACGTCCCGGCACGAGCTCGAGATGCCGCTGGATCTCGGGGCGCTCAACCTGACGCCTTATGCGATGGGCGAGGCGGCGTACTGGAGCGACGGCTTCACGTCGCAGTCGATTGACCGCCTGTATGGACGGGCGGGGGTGCGGGCCAACATCATGTTCACCCGCATTTATCCGCTGGTGCAGAACTCGTTGTTCAATCTGAACGGCCTGGCGCACAAGGTGAGCTTCGACGCGGACTATTCGTTTGCCGATTCGAGTCGGGATCTGTCGACGATTCCGCAGTGGAACGAGTTTGACGACGACGCGCAGGAACGGTTCCGTCAGCGACTGGTCGACAACACGTTCGGCGGCGTGCTTCCGGGGCAGCTCGATCCGCGGTTTTACGCCGTCCGGTCGGGGGCGGGGACCAGCGTAACGGCGCCTTACAGCGAGCTGGTCGACAGCCAGCAGGTGTTGCGATTCGGCTGGAGCCACCGGCTGCAGACGAAGGTGGGGCCGCCCGATCGGCAGCGGATCAAAGACTGGCTGACGTTCGATCAATACGTGTCGTATTTTCCGAACGCCGGTCGCGACAACTTCGACGAAGACTTCGGTTTGTTCAGCACGCGGTTGCGATGGGCCGTGGGGGACCGGACGACAGTGGTCGCCAACAGTCTGTTCGACTTCTTCGATACCGGTCAGCAACTCTGGAATCTGGGGGTACAGTCGCAACGCAGCCTGCGAGGCAGCGTGTATCTGGGGCTGCGACAGATCAAGGCCGGACCGTCGCTCGACAGTCAGATTCTGACCGCCAGCTACAGCTATGCGATGAGCCCCAAGTGGGTGTCGACAGCGACGACGGCGTATGACCTGGGAGAAGGTCGGAATCGGGGGCAGGCGCTGTCGATCACTCGGGTCGGGGCGGATTTCCTGATTCACTGCGGTCTGAACTACGACGCCAGCAAGAACAACGTGGGGGTGATGCTGTCCCTGGAACCGCGTCTGGGTTCGAAAAACCAGCTCAGTTCGCCGCAACTCGGCTCGCTGCTGGGGACGGGAATGGGGAACTGA
- a CDS encoding GTPase: protein MSEPVSSVAVLTPVGRGAVATVRWCGPADVLDEAARGLFRAASGQSLTAQPLHRIVYGQWGTVAVEDVVVCRTAEEELEVHCHGGVAAVRRIVGDLVAAGGREVSWQVQQSQRTSGLEAELQMALSRTSTRRTVEFLLEQLTGGLLASARGWRRLSWGNDERRQAAEAIAEMLRWECFGRHLAEPWRIVLTGRPNVGKSSLINALLGYQRAIVFDQPGTTRDVVTGETAFEGWPVVLADTAGLREADEQLEAVGVARAREAVAGADLVLVLIDVSQPATPADLELLAGHPDAVIVAHKSDLPDRWGEFRPAGALPVSSVTGEGVQELQRRLMVRLIPQTPRPGAAIPVTGRQVRLLTAMLTALRQPTADAWLAALEAFWSGGEFA, encoded by the coding sequence ATGTCTGAACCGGTCAGTTCGGTCGCGGTCCTGACTCCCGTCGGGCGCGGCGCAGTCGCGACAGTCCGCTGGTGCGGTCCCGCTGACGTTCTTGACGAGGCGGCGCGCGGACTGTTCCGAGCCGCCAGCGGGCAATCGCTGACTGCTCAGCCGTTGCATCGCATCGTTTACGGTCAATGGGGGACGGTAGCCGTTGAGGATGTCGTAGTCTGCCGGACGGCTGAGGAGGAACTGGAGGTCCACTGTCACGGCGGCGTTGCGGCCGTGCGGCGGATCGTGGGCGATCTGGTGGCCGCAGGCGGGCGGGAAGTCTCGTGGCAGGTGCAGCAGTCGCAGCGAACCAGCGGCCTGGAGGCCGAATTGCAGATGGCATTGTCGCGGACCTCGACGCGGCGGACCGTGGAGTTTCTCCTGGAACAGCTCACGGGGGGCTTGCTGGCGTCGGCCAGGGGCTGGCGCAGGCTGAGCTGGGGCAACGACGAACGCCGCCAGGCGGCCGAGGCAATCGCTGAAATGCTTCGCTGGGAATGCTTTGGTCGGCATCTGGCGGAGCCGTGGCGGATTGTGCTGACCGGGCGGCCGAACGTGGGGAAGTCGAGTCTGATCAATGCGCTGCTCGGCTATCAGCGGGCGATCGTGTTCGATCAACCGGGAACGACCCGCGACGTCGTCACCGGCGAGACTGCCTTTGAGGGCTGGCCGGTAGTCCTCGCGGATACGGCGGGATTACGGGAGGCTGACGAACAACTCGAAGCGGTCGGTGTGGCGCGGGCGCGCGAGGCGGTTGCGGGGGCCGATCTGGTGCTCGTGCTGATCGACGTCAGTCAGCCGGCGACGCCCGCGGATCTCGAATTGCTGGCGGGACATCCCGATGCCGTGATCGTCGCGCACAAGTCCGATCTGCCCGATCGCTGGGGAGAGTTCCGGCCGGCGGGGGCACTTCCTGTTTCGTCGGTGACGGGCGAAGGGGTGCAGGAGCTGCAGCGGCGATTGATGGTGCGACTGATTCCGCAGACGCCACGACCGGGGGCCGCCATTCCGGTGACTGGGCGACAGGTCCGACTGCTGACGGCGATGTTGACTGCGTTGCGGCAGCCGACGGCCGACGCATGGCTGGCGGCACTTGAGGCGTTCTGGTCCGGGGGGGAGTTCGCGTGA
- a CDS encoding type III pantothenate kinase translates to MSDPLEPDRPLVAIDVGNTRIKLGLFERRADRRWPECREFTAIPRSGSVPWNLLARWAGGEMLPTVIGGSHPAIIEQLQRDWANQRWPAPLVIRNFTSLPIDVDVDVPERVGLDRLLNAVAVNEFRPAGTSAVIVDAGTAINIDVVNPAGAFAGGAILPGLALGARALHEYTALLPWLGPEELRGDAPAAIGRNTRAAMQSGLRWGFAGAVRELVQRMTAETGLAHSPCLVLTGGDGGLLTEMFPEARYFPSLAMHGLALCAWHRNEERASDV, encoded by the coding sequence GTGAGCGACCCCCTGGAGCCGGACCGGCCGCTCGTCGCGATTGATGTGGGGAACACCCGTATCAAGCTGGGCCTCTTTGAGCGCCGGGCGGACCGCCGCTGGCCGGAGTGCCGGGAATTTACGGCGATCCCTCGTTCCGGTTCCGTTCCCTGGAACCTGCTCGCTCGCTGGGCCGGGGGGGAGATGCTCCCCACGGTGATCGGCGGTTCTCACCCGGCGATCATCGAGCAGTTGCAGCGGGATTGGGCCAACCAGCGCTGGCCGGCTCCGCTGGTGATCCGGAACTTCACGAGTCTTCCGATCGACGTCGATGTCGACGTTCCCGAACGAGTCGGACTGGACCGGCTGCTGAATGCGGTCGCAGTGAATGAGTTCCGGCCGGCCGGAACTTCGGCGGTGATCGTCGACGCCGGAACGGCCATCAATATCGACGTGGTCAATCCTGCGGGGGCCTTCGCGGGAGGAGCTATTCTGCCGGGTCTGGCGCTGGGCGCCCGCGCGCTGCATGAATACACGGCCCTCCTGCCGTGGCTGGGGCCGGAAGAACTGCGCGGCGACGCGCCTGCGGCCATCGGCCGGAATACTCGGGCAGCCATGCAAAGCGGGCTGCGGTGGGGCTTTGCCGGGGCGGTCCGCGAACTGGTCCAACGGATGACTGCCGAGACAGGATTGGCGCACTCTCCCTGTCTGGTCCTCACAGGGGGCGACGGGGGGCTGTTGACGGAGATGTTCCCCGAGGCGCGTTACTTCCCGTCGCTGGCGATGCACGGGCTGGCGCTGTGCGCCTGGCATCGGAACGAGGAGCGAGCCTCTGATGTCTGA
- a CDS encoding DUF1223 domain-containing protein, whose product MPRCLFGLPLFLLAGLDGQAAEPARGFAVVELFTSEGCSSCPPADKVFADLARRGREGEPIYCVGFHVDYWDNLGWKDEFADNAFTQRQLGYMHKLKVDDVYTPQTIVNGTRQFVGSRKAEVDTAVDEALQSPAVLRLTLIPELASDSKSLTLKYATRADTKPLFLNLAITQSAAENDVKAGENKNRKLQHVAVVRKFQVVAEPKGVAQGTWKVAIPEDLDPTEATCIGYLQSRSTFRIVAATAVPLKKPAP is encoded by the coding sequence ATGCCACGCTGCCTGTTCGGCCTTCCCCTCTTCCTGCTGGCTGGTCTCGACGGTCAGGCCGCCGAACCGGCCCGCGGTTTCGCGGTTGTCGAACTCTTCACCTCCGAAGGCTGCAGCAGTTGCCCCCCTGCGGACAAGGTCTTCGCCGATCTCGCCCGGCGGGGCCGCGAAGGAGAACCGATTTACTGCGTCGGCTTCCACGTCGACTACTGGGACAATCTGGGCTGGAAGGACGAATTCGCCGACAACGCGTTTACGCAGCGGCAGCTCGGCTACATGCACAAGCTCAAGGTCGACGACGTCTACACACCTCAGACGATCGTCAACGGCACGCGCCAGTTTGTCGGATCCCGCAAAGCGGAGGTCGACACCGCGGTCGACGAGGCGTTGCAGTCGCCCGCCGTGCTGCGCCTGACGCTGATTCCCGAACTGGCCTCCGACAGCAAATCATTGACGCTCAAATACGCCACCCGGGCCGACACGAAACCGCTGTTTCTGAATCTTGCCATTACGCAGTCGGCTGCGGAAAACGACGTCAAAGCGGGCGAAAACAAAAATCGAAAACTGCAGCATGTCGCCGTCGTGCGGAAGTTCCAGGTGGTCGCCGAACCCAAAGGCGTCGCGCAAGGAACCTGGAAGGTTGCGATCCCCGAAGATCTCGACCCGACGGAAGCCACATGCATCGGCTACCTGCAGAGTCGCTCGACGTTCCGCATCGTCGCCGCAACCGCCGTCCCGCTGAAGAAACCAGCCCCGTAG
- a CDS encoding peroxiredoxin family protein, with protein sequence MPRTSVLSRRTWLCLTLTACVASSAIAADKPPAVGETAPNFTLKSTGKESVELKKLLEKGPVVLIVLRGFPGYQCPACNAQVGQFLGKAKDFEAAGASVVFVYPGPMRNLAAKAGEFLGDRKLPGNATLLLDLDYKFTNAYRLRWDAPRETAYPSTFVIQPDGKITYALISQTHGGRANVDEVLKALTTK encoded by the coding sequence ATGCCTCGCACATCCGTTCTTTCCCGTCGCACCTGGCTTTGTCTGACGCTGACCGCCTGCGTCGCTTCATCAGCCATCGCGGCCGACAAGCCGCCGGCCGTCGGCGAGACCGCTCCCAATTTCACCCTCAAGTCCACGGGCAAAGAGTCCGTCGAACTGAAGAAACTTCTGGAGAAGGGGCCAGTCGTCCTCATCGTCCTGCGCGGTTTTCCAGGCTACCAGTGTCCGGCCTGCAACGCGCAGGTTGGTCAGTTTCTGGGCAAGGCGAAGGACTTCGAGGCCGCCGGAGCAAGCGTTGTGTTTGTGTATCCGGGGCCGATGCGGAACCTTGCGGCGAAGGCCGGTGAGTTTCTCGGGGACCGCAAGCTGCCGGGGAACGCGACCCTGCTGCTCGACCTCGACTACAAGTTCACCAACGCCTATCGCCTGCGCTGGGACGCCCCGCGGGAGACCGCCTACCCCTCGACGTTCGTAATTCAGCCGGACGGCAAGATCACGTACGCGCTGATCAGCCAGACCCACGGCGGCCGGGCGAATGTCGACGAAGTCTTGAAGGCGTTGACGACAAAGTAG